The following coding sequences lie in one Zonotrichia leucophrys gambelii isolate GWCS_2022_RI chromosome 4A, RI_Zleu_2.0, whole genome shotgun sequence genomic window:
- the PLP1 gene encoding myelin proteolipid protein isoform X1: protein MGLLECCARCLIGAPFASLVATGLCFFGVALFCGCGHEALTGTEQLIETYFSKNYQDYEFLLDVIHGFQYFIYGTAAFFFLYGALLLAEGFYTTGAVRQIFGDYRTTICGKGLSATFVGITYVLTIIWLLVFACSAVPVYIYFNTWTTCQSIGNPTKTSASIGTLCADARMYGVLPWNAFPGKVCGSNLLSICKTSEFQMTFHLFIAAFVGAAATLVSLVTFIIAATYNFAVLRLMGRGTKF from the exons ATGG GTTTACTCGAGTGCTGTGCCAGATGTCTCATTGGGGCACCCTTTGCTTCCCTGGTTGCCACTGGCCTGTGCTTCTTTGGGGTAGCCCTGTTTTGTGGCTGTGGGCACGAGGCCCTCACAGGCACCGAGCAGCTCATCGAGACCTACTTCTCCAAAAACTACCAGGACTATGAGTTCCTCCTCGATGT CATCCACGGCTTTCAGTACTTCATCTACGGCACAGCTGCCTTCTTCTTCCTCTatggagccctgctgctggccgAAGGCTTCTACACCACCGGCGCCGTCCGGCAAATCTTTGGGGACTACAGGACCACCATCTGCGGCAAGGGCCTCAGCGCTACG TTTGTGGGCATTACCTACGTCCTGACCATCATCTGGCTCCTGGTGTTCGCCTGCTCTGCCGTGCCTGTCTACATCTATTTTAACACCTGGACCACCTGCCAGTCCATTGGCAACCCCACCAAGACCTCGGCCAGCATTGGCACCCTGTGTGCAGATGCCAGGATGTACG GTGTCCTGCCCTGGAATGCCTTCCCTGGCAAGGTGTGTGGCTCCAACCTGCTCTCCATCTGCAAGACCAGCGAG TTCCAGATGACTTTCCACCTCTTCATCGCAGCCTTCGTGGGGGCAGCTGCCACGCTGGTCTCACTG
- the PLP1 gene encoding myelin proteolipid protein isoform X2 has translation MGLLECCARCLIGAPFASLVATGLCFFGVALFCGCGHEALTGTEQLIETYFSKNYQDYEFLLDVIHGFQYFIYGTAAFFFLYGALLLAEGFYTTGAVRQIFGDYRTTICGKGLSATVTGGPKGRGARGPQRAHSWQRVCHCLGKWLGHPDKFVGITYVLTIIWLLVFACSAVPVYIYFNTWTTCQSIGNPTKTSASIGTLCADARMYGVLPWNAFPGKVCGSNLLSICKTSEFQMTFHLFIAAFVGAAATLVSLVTFIIAATYNFAVLRLMGRGTKF, from the exons ATGG GTTTACTCGAGTGCTGTGCCAGATGTCTCATTGGGGCACCCTTTGCTTCCCTGGTTGCCACTGGCCTGTGCTTCTTTGGGGTAGCCCTGTTTTGTGGCTGTGGGCACGAGGCCCTCACAGGCACCGAGCAGCTCATCGAGACCTACTTCTCCAAAAACTACCAGGACTATGAGTTCCTCCTCGATGT CATCCACGGCTTTCAGTACTTCATCTACGGCACAGCTGCCTTCTTCTTCCTCTatggagccctgctgctggccgAAGGCTTCTACACCACCGGCGCCGTCCGGCAAATCTTTGGGGACTACAGGACCACCATCTGCGGCAAGGGCCTCAGCGCTACGGTAACTGGGGGCCCGAAAGGGAGGGGAGCGCGAGGCCCCCAGCGAGCTCACTCGTGGCAGCGGGTGTGTCATTGTTTGGGAAAGTGGCTAGGACATCCTGACAAG TTTGTGGGCATTACCTACGTCCTGACCATCATCTGGCTCCTGGTGTTCGCCTGCTCTGCCGTGCCTGTCTACATCTATTTTAACACCTGGACCACCTGCCAGTCCATTGGCAACCCCACCAAGACCTCGGCCAGCATTGGCACCCTGTGTGCAGATGCCAGGATGTACG GTGTCCTGCCCTGGAATGCCTTCCCTGGCAAGGTGTGTGGCTCCAACCTGCTCTCCATCTGCAAGACCAGCGAG TTCCAGATGACTTTCCACCTCTTCATCGCAGCCTTCGTGGGGGCAGCTGCCACGCTGGTCTCACTG